The following proteins are encoded in a genomic region of Vibrio tasmaniensis:
- a CDS encoding HD domain-containing protein, which translates to MEEIKGILQFMVEIEQLKDVHRQTKPVGLDRYENSAEHSWHVCLSALMLKDYANEEIDITRVMKMLLIHDLGEIDAGDTIIYTSETEENKLKERNCVERLLKSLPSHSRSEYLELWLEFEAGESPEARFGKAIDRVPPLLHNIHGGGHSWKMHNISKDKVLTFNGERISKGSRALWQELEVQLEGAAAQGLLK; encoded by the coding sequence GTGGAAGAAATCAAAGGCATTCTGCAATTCATGGTCGAAATTGAACAATTAAAGGATGTTCATCGACAAACAAAACCGGTTGGATTGGATCGATATGAAAACTCCGCCGAACACAGCTGGCACGTCTGTTTGAGCGCACTTATGTTGAAAGATTATGCCAATGAAGAAATCGATATTACGCGAGTGATGAAGATGCTGTTGATTCATGACCTTGGGGAAATCGATGCCGGAGACACCATCATTTATACCAGTGAGACTGAAGAAAATAAGCTTAAAGAGAGAAACTGCGTCGAGCGCTTGCTGAAATCACTGCCGAGCCATTCAAGAAGCGAGTATTTGGAATTATGGCTCGAGTTTGAAGCGGGTGAGTCACCGGAAGCCAGGTTTGGTAAGGCGATCGATAGAGTGCCGCCTTTGCTTCATAACATCCATGGTGGGGGGCATAGCTGGAAAATGCACAACATCTCTAAAGATAAAGTACTGACCTTTAATGGCGAGCGTATTTCTAAAGGCAGTCGAGCTCTATGGCAAGAGTTAGAGGTGCAACTTGAAGGTGCTGCGGCACAAGGATTGCTCAAGTAG
- a CDS encoding VOC family protein, which produces MKQNIVHIALVVKDYDEALDFYVNKLKFDLIEDTYLPEEDKRWVVVAPPNSTGVSLLLARASKPEQLDFIGNQAGGRVFLFLNTDDFWRDYERMTSLGINFVREPKEQSYGTVAVFEDIYGNLWDLLQLNPEHPMANR; this is translated from the coding sequence ATGAAACAGAATATTGTCCACATTGCACTCGTGGTAAAAGACTACGATGAAGCACTTGATTTCTATGTAAACAAGCTTAAGTTTGATCTCATCGAAGACACGTATTTACCAGAAGAAGATAAGCGCTGGGTTGTTGTTGCTCCACCAAATTCAACTGGTGTGAGCCTGTTACTTGCTAGAGCTTCCAAGCCAGAGCAACTTGATTTCATCGGCAACCAAGCTGGTGGACGCGTATTCCTATTCTTAAACACCGATGATTTCTGGCGTGATTACGAACGCATGACGTCTTTAGGCATTAACTTTGTTCGAGAGCCTAAGGAGCAAAGCTACGGTACCGTAGCTGTGTTTGAAGATATTTACGGTAACTTGTGGGATCTGCTTCAGTTAAACCCTGAACATCCTATGGCTAACAGGTAA
- a CDS encoding YkgJ family cysteine cluster protein, with protein MKNCNQCGKCCIKYGDGDLAATKEEIDLWELFNPDIFEYVRGSEIWFDPESGKRLTRCPFLELVPTKDTKAQAKYTCSIYLDRPEDCRHYPSLINEMVRDECEMIEVVDLQDTKKAQRKLDLLMKDSRPSSYS; from the coding sequence ATGAAAAATTGTAATCAATGCGGGAAATGCTGTATCAAATACGGAGATGGTGACCTTGCCGCAACGAAAGAAGAGATTGATTTATGGGAGTTGTTCAACCCAGACATCTTTGAATATGTTCGAGGAAGCGAGATATGGTTTGACCCTGAATCTGGCAAACGTTTAACTCGCTGCCCTTTTCTGGAGCTGGTTCCGACGAAAGACACCAAAGCTCAAGCCAAGTACACCTGTAGTATTTACTTAGACCGACCAGAAGATTGCAGACACTATCCCAGCCTAATTAATGAGATGGTACGAGATGAGTGTGAAATGATTGAGGTGGTGGATTTACAAGACACGAAGAAAGCTCAAAGGAAACTCGACCTGTTGATGAAAGACAGCCGCCCTTCAAGCTATTCGTAA
- a CDS encoding GNAT family N-acetyltransferase translates to MVNIREMEISDYDSVIALWCQTEGMSIRDADSKESIASYLDRNAGLSFVAESNNEIIGAVLVGTDGRRGYLQHLAVSANFRGQKLGCKLVAEAVNALAGLGIPKTHLFVYSDNINAQQFYEKLGWFPRDEVRMYSFNSSDNSNV, encoded by the coding sequence GTGGTAAACATTCGGGAAATGGAAATATCAGACTACGACTCAGTGATCGCGTTATGGTGCCAAACAGAAGGCATGAGTATTCGTGATGCCGATTCGAAAGAAAGCATTGCGAGCTATTTAGACCGTAATGCCGGTCTGAGTTTTGTGGCTGAGAGTAACAACGAGATCATTGGCGCAGTGTTAGTCGGAACCGATGGACGTCGTGGGTATTTACAACACTTAGCTGTCTCGGCAAACTTCAGAGGGCAAAAGTTAGGTTGTAAGCTTGTCGCTGAGGCGGTCAACGCACTTGCAGGGTTGGGTATCCCTAAGACCCACTTGTTTGTCTATAGCGACAACATCAACGCTCAACAGTTTTACGAAAAATTAGGCTGGTTCCCGAGAGATGAAGTTCGAATGTACTCGTTTAATAGCTCGGATAATAGTAACGTTTAG
- a CDS encoding class I SAM-dependent methyltransferase — protein sequence MDDHSEIWRQYYQKALSKPHLKRTEYAIKLNESGLNVAIDCGCGTGSDIAFLEQQAYQVYGFDVNPDSIALCRDRFGRKSLVEISESGFEHYDFPKSGVVIANSSLFFADPTRFDEVWHNIENCLEVGGVFAGDFMGVDDSWAHGYRTPTTALTKAKVLSLFNDFEIVRFHERDEQALTSLGRMKHWHTYSVVAIKRR from the coding sequence ATGGATGATCACTCTGAGATCTGGCGTCAGTATTACCAAAAAGCACTAAGCAAACCTCATTTAAAGAGAACTGAGTACGCAATTAAACTGAATGAGTCAGGCTTAAATGTTGCGATTGATTGTGGTTGTGGAACAGGTAGTGACATCGCCTTTTTAGAACAGCAAGCGTATCAAGTGTATGGCTTCGACGTTAATCCTGATTCGATTGCACTATGTCGGGATCGTTTTGGTCGCAAATCTTTGGTCGAGATATCTGAAAGTGGATTTGAACACTATGATTTCCCGAAATCTGGCGTAGTGATTGCTAATTCGAGTCTGTTTTTTGCTGACCCAACCCGTTTTGACGAGGTTTGGCACAATATTGAAAACTGTCTTGAAGTGGGAGGCGTGTTCGCGGGCGATTTCATGGGCGTCGATGACAGTTGGGCACATGGCTATCGAACCCCAACAACGGCATTAACAAAAGCCAAAGTACTTAGCTTATTCAACGACTTTGAGATAGTACGATTCCATGAGCGAGACGAACAAGCACTCACGTCGTTGGGTAGGATGAAGCATTGGCATACTTACTCTGTCGTTGCGATTAAGCGTCGTTAA
- a CDS encoding bleomycin resistance protein has protein sequence MTLRVVPELYCFDINVSKSFFVDVLGFDVKYERPGEEFAYLTLDGVDVMLEGIAGKSRKWLSGDLELPLGRGINFQWDVIDIEPLYQRVNESAADSIYLALESKSYQCGESIAIQKQFIVQTPDGYLFRFCQDIR, from the coding sequence ATGACACTACGAGTAGTTCCCGAGCTTTATTGTTTCGATATTAATGTGAGCAAATCCTTCTTTGTCGATGTGTTGGGATTTGATGTGAAATACGAGCGTCCTGGTGAGGAGTTTGCTTATCTAACGCTTGATGGTGTTGATGTGATGCTTGAAGGGATTGCGGGCAAAAGTCGAAAATGGCTTTCAGGTGATCTGGAGTTACCTTTAGGGCGTGGCATTAATTTTCAATGGGATGTTATCGACATCGAACCTCTATATCAGAGAGTTAACGAAAGCGCCGCTGATTCTATTTACTTAGCTTTAGAATCAAAATCTTATCAATGTGGAGAGTCCATAGCGATTCAGAAGCAGTTCATCGTTCAAACTCCAGATGGTTATCTCTTTAGGTTCTGCCAAGATATTCGTTGA
- a CDS encoding GNAT family N-acetyltransferase, whose translation MKGFRISSNHSDLDLDVIYQFISQSYWASGIPRVTLEKAISNSWCFGVFEENGNQVGFARLITDKATFAYLADVFVIDCYRGKGLSKWLIKTIIEHREVQGLRRLMLATRDAHGLYSQYGFRSVENPEILMQIWQPNVYHDPVE comes from the coding sequence TTGAAAGGATTCAGAATTAGTTCAAATCACAGTGATTTGGACCTTGATGTTATCTATCAGTTCATATCTCAAAGTTATTGGGCTTCTGGAATTCCTAGAGTGACTTTAGAGAAAGCAATCTCAAATTCATGGTGCTTTGGTGTGTTTGAGGAAAATGGAAATCAAGTTGGTTTCGCAAGACTCATCACAGATAAAGCTACATTTGCCTACTTGGCCGATGTCTTTGTTATTGATTGCTATAGAGGTAAAGGGTTGAGCAAATGGTTGATTAAGACAATTATTGAACATCGTGAAGTTCAGGGTTTAAGGCGGTTAATGCTGGCCACTAGGGATGCGCATGGCTTGTATTCGCAATATGGCTTTCGATCTGTTGAGAACCCAGAAATATTAATGCAAATTTGGCAGCCAAATGTGTACCACGATCCAGTGGAATAA
- a CDS encoding VOC family protein, whose protein sequence is MKVQYLEVVTPDVDIVCATYAQLYNVKFSGADVNLGGARTAKLSNGGVIGIRAPLRETEEPTVRHYTLVEDIQSAVNAAEKLGAEVAVPPMELPRHGMCAIVIQGGVELGFWQL, encoded by the coding sequence ATGAAGGTTCAATATCTTGAAGTGGTTACCCCAGATGTCGATATTGTTTGTGCAACATACGCTCAACTTTACAACGTGAAGTTCAGTGGTGCAGATGTAAACCTTGGTGGGGCTCGCACTGCAAAGTTATCTAATGGTGGGGTGATAGGCATTCGAGCACCGCTTCGTGAAACTGAAGAACCAACTGTTCGTCATTACACGCTGGTTGAGGATATTCAGTCTGCAGTGAACGCAGCCGAGAAACTAGGCGCCGAAGTCGCGGTACCGCCAATGGAGTTACCACGTCATGGCATGTGTGCAATAGTTATCCAAGGTGGCGTCGAGCTCGGGTTCTGGCAGTTATAG
- a CDS encoding DUF302 domain-containing protein: MKKLLPLCAILLSASFSAAASDGLIKYQSNYSVKETADRFEEIAKSKGLTLFARIDHQKNASKVDLELRPTEVIIFGNPKIGTQLMQCAQEVAIDLPQKVLVTEDSNKKVWLSYNDPNYLVERHAINGCDKVIQKISGVLSKLSEATVAKAK; this comes from the coding sequence ATGAAAAAATTACTACCACTATGCGCCATTTTACTCTCGGCATCATTTTCAGCTGCGGCTTCTGATGGTTTGATTAAATATCAAAGTAATTACTCAGTGAAAGAGACCGCTGACCGTTTTGAAGAAATCGCCAAAAGCAAAGGTTTGACCTTGTTTGCGAGAATCGACCATCAGAAAAATGCGAGTAAGGTCGATCTTGAATTGAGACCAACCGAAGTCATCATCTTTGGTAACCCGAAAATAGGGACACAATTAATGCAATGTGCTCAAGAAGTCGCGATAGATTTACCGCAGAAGGTGTTAGTCACGGAAGATTCCAATAAGAAAGTATGGTTGTCTTACAACGATCCTAATTACTTGGTAGAGCGTCACGCGATCAATGGCTGTGACAAAGTGATTCAAAAAATATCTGGTGTACTAAGTAAGTTGTCAGAAGCGACAGTGGCTAAAGCGAAATAA
- a CDS encoding RraA family protein has translation MKSDFSKLATTDYGNILSNDHFINFSIRPLWQNIPRICGEAFTVQLTSGDNLMLHSAIYKAPKGSILVVDGVDSQYAVAGGNVCAVAKSRGIKGFIIDGVIRDLSEISEMKFPVFAKGVHPVPGKKEIYSELGAPISCGGAKVSTGDIIVADLEGIVVLPKSRKDEVFLKASKKANDEASLTLAEWEINHRAKIAQALTSAKQNSESTLS, from the coding sequence ATGAAGTCAGATTTTTCTAAATTAGCGACAACCGATTACGGGAACATATTAAGTAACGACCATTTTATTAACTTTAGCATTCGTCCTCTTTGGCAGAATATACCGCGAATTTGTGGAGAAGCGTTTACTGTTCAGTTAACGTCTGGTGATAATTTAATGCTTCATTCGGCAATATACAAAGCACCCAAAGGGTCCATCCTTGTAGTGGATGGAGTTGATAGCCAGTATGCAGTCGCCGGCGGTAATGTATGCGCAGTCGCTAAGAGTCGAGGTATCAAAGGCTTTATTATTGATGGTGTCATTCGAGATTTGAGTGAAATTTCAGAGATGAAGTTTCCAGTTTTTGCGAAAGGAGTTCATCCAGTACCGGGAAAGAAGGAAATTTATTCTGAATTGGGTGCTCCAATCTCCTGCGGGGGAGCGAAGGTCTCTACGGGAGATATCATTGTTGCTGATCTAGAGGGTATTGTCGTTCTTCCTAAATCAAGAAAAGATGAGGTGTTCTTAAAGGCTTCAAAGAAAGCAAACGACGAAGCTTCACTAACACTTGCTGAGTGGGAAATAAACCATAGGGCTAAAATAGCCCAAGCATTAACTTCTGCGAAACAAAACTCTGAAAGCACTTTAAGCTGA
- a CDS encoding HAD family hydrolase: protein MTKLIELTEIVLFDWGNTLMVDFPEAQGKMCDWETVQEVRGARTLLAELSRTHQVYVATNAGDSSEDDIIRAFERVGLSQYILGYFCKASIGFSKFDSGFYPATISKLGVAPQDITMVGDTLDKDIYPALEAGLKAVWLNTEGTALKSGHPNIVQVQSLSELLEKYHG from the coding sequence ATGACAAAGCTAATCGAATTAACAGAAATAGTCTTATTCGACTGGGGCAATACGCTGATGGTCGATTTCCCAGAAGCACAAGGGAAAATGTGTGACTGGGAAACCGTACAAGAAGTGAGGGGTGCTCGCACATTACTTGCTGAACTATCGAGAACTCATCAAGTCTATGTTGCCACCAATGCTGGTGATTCTAGTGAAGACGACATCATTCGAGCCTTTGAGCGTGTTGGCCTTTCTCAATATATCTTGGGTTACTTTTGTAAGGCGAGCATTGGCTTTTCTAAGTTCGATTCGGGCTTTTATCCGGCCACCATTTCTAAACTCGGTGTTGCACCACAAGATATCACCATGGTAGGTGACACCTTAGACAAAGATATTTACCCAGCACTTGAAGCGGGTTTGAAAGCGGTGTGGTTGAACACAGAAGGCACTGCTCTTAAGTCAGGGCATCCGAATATCGTACAAGTTCAAAGCCTAAGCGAACTATTGGAGAAGTACCATGGATGA
- a CDS encoding pseudouridine synthase, whose translation MRKMWCRRLMRLDKYLCKSTDLTKPEAIDRIHNGEVNVNCEIVTDESTQVHESNTILLNGTQLELREFRYLLMHKPAGTICSNIDEVYPSLFNYIEIDKASELHIAGRLDADTTGLVLITDDGRWSFNITLPTKSCKKVYRVTLSREIKDDVTDKFKAGIQLQGEQKLTRPAELEVITSKEVLLTITEGKFHQVKRMFAAVGNRVVGLHREQIGDVGLDVEAGQWRYLTKAEVDSFQQDSE comes from the coding sequence ATGCGCAAAATGTGGTGCCGACGATTAATGCGCCTTGATAAATACCTATGCAAAAGCACTGACCTAACTAAGCCTGAAGCGATTGACCGCATCCATAATGGCGAGGTGAACGTAAACTGCGAGATTGTCACCGATGAATCGACTCAGGTTCATGAAAGCAACACCATCTTGTTAAATGGGACGCAGCTTGAGTTACGTGAATTTCGATACCTCTTAATGCACAAGCCAGCGGGTACTATTTGCTCCAATATCGATGAGGTTTATCCTTCGCTGTTCAACTACATCGAGATAGACAAAGCATCAGAACTGCACATCGCAGGGCGCTTAGATGCAGACACAACAGGCTTAGTTTTGATTACCGATGATGGGCGATGGTCATTCAATATCACGTTACCTACTAAGTCATGTAAGAAGGTGTATCGCGTGACATTGTCACGAGAGATCAAAGACGATGTCACTGATAAGTTCAAAGCGGGTATTCAATTGCAGGGCGAGCAAAAGCTGACACGTCCGGCAGAGCTTGAAGTGATTACCAGTAAAGAAGTGCTGTTGACCATTACAGAGGGTAAGTTTCATCAAGTAAAACGAATGTTTGCAGCGGTAGGTAACCGAGTGGTTGGCCTTCATCGCGAACAGATTGGTGATGTTGGCTTAGATGTTGAAGCAGGTCAGTGGCGTTATTTAACTAAAGCCGAGGTCGACTCATTTCAGCAAGACTCTGAATAA
- a CDS encoding ASCH domain-containing protein, producing the protein MEERSKAYLDSYLNTLLADVASQYTSFSADYYCADEYNANLCAQLILKGEKQASCSLEYWYSHEDEVMPIVGHLQVVTDWDGKPVCIVEITSVSSCPYNEVTAEFAAAEGEGDKTLEWWREAHWNFFSRECEELKINPSEDMMLILERFKVVHQ; encoded by the coding sequence ATGGAAGAAAGAAGCAAAGCTTATCTCGATAGCTACCTCAATACATTGTTAGCAGACGTTGCCTCGCAATACACCTCCTTTAGTGCAGATTATTACTGCGCCGACGAATACAACGCCAACTTGTGTGCGCAATTAATATTGAAAGGCGAAAAGCAGGCGTCTTGCAGCCTAGAGTATTGGTACAGCCATGAAGATGAAGTGATGCCTATTGTCGGACACTTACAAGTCGTTACCGATTGGGACGGCAAGCCTGTCTGTATTGTTGAGATTACCTCTGTTTCCTCGTGTCCATACAATGAAGTCACCGCTGAGTTTGCTGCCGCTGAAGGTGAGGGAGACAAAACTCTTGAGTGGTGGAGAGAAGCGCACTGGAACTTTTTCTCTCGTGAATGTGAAGAACTCAAGATAAACCCGAGTGAAGACATGATGCTGATACTTGAGCGTTTCAAAGTGGTTCATCAATAG
- a CDS encoding GNAT family N-acetyltransferase, producing the protein MEKRVSVRTATKEDSSVLLEFIEQKADFDRSMKGFSGEISTTIEKIECTLFGDYAFAHALILELNSEPLGFALYHYRYSSFSGEPSIWLDDLLVTGNQRSKGYGRELMLALKSQAESSFASHISWTASPHNKKAHEFYKRLGAEVERMDGQRPYFRLAVCDS; encoded by the coding sequence ATGGAGAAGAGAGTGAGCGTAAGGACTGCGACGAAAGAAGACTCAAGTGTTTTGTTAGAGTTTATTGAACAAAAAGCCGACTTTGACCGAAGTATGAAAGGGTTTAGCGGTGAAATTTCGACAACTATAGAGAAAATCGAATGCACACTATTTGGTGATTACGCATTTGCCCATGCTTTAATATTGGAACTGAATAGTGAGCCTTTAGGCTTCGCACTGTATCACTATCGATATTCATCCTTCAGTGGAGAGCCATCAATCTGGCTTGACGACCTATTGGTTACAGGAAATCAAAGATCAAAAGGGTATGGTCGTGAACTTATGCTGGCTTTAAAGTCACAAGCGGAGTCATCATTCGCCTCTCATATCTCATGGACGGCAAGTCCGCACAATAAGAAAGCGCATGAGTTCTATAAAAGGTTAGGTGCAGAGGTTGAGCGAATGGATGGTCAAAGGCCTTATTTTCGCTTGGCAGTGTGTGATTCGTGA
- a CDS encoding D-2-hydroxyacid dehydrogenase family protein, which produces MKIAILDDYQNVVKSLDCFNKLIQHDVTVFTETYSGQDLVDKLISFEAIVLIRERTEITESLLSQLPNLKLISQTGKVSNHIDPQMCGRFGVTVLEGRGSPVAPSELCWALIMAASRHIPTYASNLKQNQWQDSGSLGLGRTLKGLKLGIWGYGKIGKCIAQYAKAFGMSVVVWGSQQSRLQAQADGFEASATKEDFFRDVDVLSLHLRLNDATKGCVTAYDLSLMKPDSLFVNISRAELVEPMALYHELREMPTKTAAIDVFDCEPVTTDAEPLLSLPNVTATPHLGYVEQTSYELYFDIAFDNIVSYQRDAL; this is translated from the coding sequence ATGAAAATAGCGATATTGGATGACTACCAGAACGTCGTTAAATCCCTCGATTGCTTCAACAAACTCATACAACACGATGTCACTGTATTTACCGAGACTTATTCAGGGCAAGATCTTGTCGATAAGTTGATCTCGTTTGAAGCCATTGTGCTTATTCGTGAAAGAACCGAGATCACCGAATCCCTGTTATCACAACTCCCGAACCTCAAACTGATTAGCCAGACGGGCAAAGTGAGTAACCATATCGACCCGCAAATGTGCGGACGATTTGGTGTGACCGTTTTAGAAGGTCGAGGCTCGCCAGTTGCACCCTCTGAATTATGCTGGGCGCTGATTATGGCTGCATCGCGCCATATTCCAACTTATGCTTCAAATCTTAAACAGAATCAGTGGCAGGATTCTGGCTCATTAGGGTTAGGTCGAACTTTGAAAGGGCTAAAGCTTGGCATTTGGGGCTACGGAAAAATCGGTAAATGCATTGCACAATATGCCAAAGCATTTGGGATGTCTGTCGTAGTGTGGGGAAGCCAGCAATCAAGACTCCAAGCGCAGGCTGACGGATTTGAAGCATCAGCAACCAAAGAAGACTTCTTTCGAGATGTTGATGTGCTCTCTTTGCACTTACGTTTGAACGATGCGACGAAAGGATGTGTTACAGCATACGACCTAAGCTTGATGAAGCCGGACTCACTGTTTGTGAACATCAGTCGTGCCGAGTTAGTCGAACCGATGGCCTTGTATCATGAACTACGCGAGATGCCGACCAAAACAGCCGCTATTGATGTGTTCGATTGTGAGCCAGTAACAACAGACGCCGAACCTCTATTATCCTTACCTAACGTTACGGCAACTCCACATTTAGGCTATGTTGAACAAACTAGCTACGAACTCTACTTCGATATCGCCTTCGACAACATTGTGTCCTATCAAAGAGATGCCTTATAA
- a CDS encoding GNAT family N-acetyltransferase, whose product MITIERLEESHVALVQAIQLADEQVKFAGKAAEFLLDGSETTHLHVIKFNNEVVGYFKLDIAYAEYYEFCPEGSIGLRAFVLDKNQQGKGLGTGTVKALFPYLKANYSANESIYLTVNCKNPAAFNCYKKGGFEDTNEQYLGGAAGPQFIMRGQIA is encoded by the coding sequence ATGATAACTATCGAAAGGCTTGAAGAATCACATGTGGCGTTAGTTCAGGCCATCCAACTCGCCGATGAACAGGTGAAGTTCGCTGGAAAAGCTGCAGAGTTTTTATTAGACGGCAGTGAAACGACGCACTTGCACGTGATTAAGTTTAATAACGAAGTTGTTGGCTACTTTAAGTTGGATATCGCTTACGCAGAGTATTACGAGTTTTGCCCAGAAGGAAGCATTGGGTTAAGAGCTTTTGTACTTGATAAAAACCAGCAAGGTAAAGGTTTAGGAACTGGCACGGTGAAGGCTTTGTTTCCGTATTTAAAAGCGAATTACTCAGCGAATGAGTCGATTTACTTAACCGTGAATTGCAAAAACCCCGCAGCATTCAACTGTTATAAGAAAGGCGGCTTCGAAGATACCAATGAACAGTATCTAGGTGGTGCAGCAGGCCCGCAATTTATCATGCGCGGTCAAATCGCTTAG
- a CDS encoding NUDIX hydrolase — MHKVIDKLAWIFIKDGKLLMVRSKGKELFYLPGGKREAGESDEQALVREIKEEISVDLVSDSIKYVETFTGQADGKAEGVSVQLTCYLADYMGELSPDAEIEELKFVDGNDRAVCSLAALVALDWLEANQYLA, encoded by the coding sequence ATGCATAAGGTAATTGATAAGCTGGCTTGGATATTCATTAAAGACGGCAAGTTGTTGATGGTGAGATCAAAAGGCAAAGAACTGTTCTACCTACCGGGTGGTAAGCGTGAAGCTGGCGAAAGTGACGAACAAGCACTGGTTCGCGAAATCAAAGAAGAGATCTCGGTCGACTTAGTGTCAGACTCCATCAAATACGTTGAGACCTTTACAGGCCAAGCTGATGGCAAAGCGGAAGGCGTATCGGTACAATTGACGTGTTATCTTGCTGATTATATGGGCGAACTGTCTCCAGATGCTGAAATCGAAGAGCTTAAATTTGTGGATGGCAACGACAGAGCGGTATGTTCATTGGCGGCACTGGTTGCGCTTGATTGGTTAGAAGCGAACCAGTATTTGGCTTAA
- a CDS encoding SpoIIAA family protein, producing the protein MSIERHGISVGIERVSGETIVVFRAKGKLTHDDYQAMMPILNTTLEELDSSELKMLVDISTLTGWELRAAWDDFKLGLELNSKIDKIAIYGDKSWQEFASKVGNWFVSGEIKSFEDHDSALKWLVD; encoded by the coding sequence ATGAGTATCGAACGTCATGGAATATCTGTTGGCATTGAACGTGTTAGCGGTGAAACCATTGTTGTGTTTAGAGCGAAAGGCAAACTCACACACGATGACTATCAAGCAATGATGCCAATTCTAAATACCACACTAGAAGAACTCGATTCATCCGAACTCAAGATGCTTGTCGACATCTCCACTTTAACGGGGTGGGAGTTGCGTGCTGCTTGGGATGATTTCAAATTGGGATTAGAGCTCAATTCGAAGATAGACAAAATCGCGATTTATGGTGATAAAAGCTGGCAAGAATTCGCTTCAAAAGTAGGGAACTGGTTTGTGTCTGGTGAGATAAAATCATTCGAAGACCATGACTCTGCGCTTAAGTGGCTAGTCGATTGA
- a CDS encoding VOC family protein translates to MENLKVSEIKSFVPAKDFDLSKRFYQSIGFEVMSEFHDIAYLRHGSCAFLLQNFYEPAHCHNYMMHLLVEDVKSWYQHIQNSNVVSEFEVTVSEVVEQPWGMLEFCITDPSGVLWRVAENIRTR, encoded by the coding sequence ATGGAAAACCTAAAAGTCTCAGAAATTAAGTCTTTCGTACCGGCGAAAGACTTCGATTTATCTAAGCGTTTTTACCAGTCAATCGGCTTCGAAGTGATGTCTGAATTTCACGATATCGCCTATCTACGTCACGGCAGTTGTGCCTTCCTTCTGCAAAACTTTTATGAACCTGCGCACTGTCACAATTACATGATGCACTTGCTGGTTGAAGACGTAAAAAGTTGGTATCAACACATCCAAAACTCTAATGTAGTGTCGGAATTTGAAGTTACCGTTTCCGAGGTTGTTGAGCAGCCTTGGGGAATGCTTGAGTTTTGTATAACCGACCCAAGTGGTGTGTTGTGGCGTGTGGCCGAAAACATTAGAACGCGCTAA
- a CDS encoding PBPRA1643 family SWIM/SEC-C metal-binding motif protein, translated as MSKLFFKGRIETRQNHVLAGYNVNRDVKVGTEESPVNVMVQTEARKTEVEAIAAEHSIFVTVSVDAEKEENTLEFDTLLNKPKTVTFEKTPNRNDPCSCGSGKKYKKCCA; from the coding sequence ATGTCGAAACTATTTTTCAAAGGCCGTATTGAAACAAGACAAAATCACGTTCTTGCAGGCTACAACGTAAACCGCGATGTTAAAGTGGGTACTGAAGAGTCACCAGTAAACGTAATGGTTCAAACTGAAGCTCGCAAAACTGAAGTTGAAGCAATCGCAGCTGAACATTCAATCTTCGTGACTGTGTCTGTGGATGCAGAAAAAGAAGAAAACACGCTTGAGTTCGACACGTTGCTAAACAAGCCAAAAACAGTGACGTTCGAAAAAACACCTAACCGTAACGATCCATGTTCTTGCGGTAGCGGTAAGAAATACAAGAAGTGCTGCGCATAA